The Urbifossiella limnaea nucleotide sequence GCTCGCGAACAGGACCGCGCCGTCGAGGCAGTTGGCGCTCTTCCGCGCCAGCGACTCACGCGGCAGCCGCGCCCGCTGCGTCACGCTGTCGGCCGGCGCCCCGTAGTCGGTGACGGCGTTGATGTAAGCGAGCCCCGCCTCTTGTAGCGACCGGTACAGCGCCGCCACCTGCTCGCGCACGCGGTCCGGCCCGCCGTGGATGTAGCCGGCGAGCATCCCCGCCGGGTGGAGCGCGGCGGCCCGGCGGACGCGCTCCTGCACCGCGTCGTCGTGCGGCGTCACCCACGCCCCGTAGTAGCGGGTCAGGTCCTTCGCCTCGCCCGTCGCCGCGTCGCGGACCGCGTTGAACCCGCACGTCCGCGCCAGCAGTACGAGCGGGAACGTGTCGTGGCACTCGGGCCGGCCGTCGAGGTCGTCCACGCGCAGGTGCAGCGTCGCCCGCTGGGCCGTCGTGACCCGGCTCACCCGTTCCGGGAAGAGGAGCGGCAGCAACTTGAGGACGGTCGGCTCCTTCACCCCGCGCCTGAGCTCGATCGTGCGCACGGCCTCCGCGGACAGCCCCTCGACCCACGCCCGGACGCACACCCGCTTGCTCTTGGCGTCGAGCGAGACGTTGGTGACGGCGACCGTCAGGAGCGGGTCGGTGTCCGGGTCGAGGAGGGGGTAGATCGCGGTCGGGACGGGGTTCAGGTTCAGCGTCGGCTCGACCTTCAGGCCGGTGGTCTCGGGGCCGAGGAGCCGGCCGACCGGCGGGCGGGGCGGGGGCGGGGCCACGGGCAGGGGTGCGAGTGGCACGTCCGCCGCCGCCCCGCGGAGGGCGGATTGCACGCGGGCGAGTTCGGCGCGGAGACCGGCGTCGGCGCTGGGGTCGGTCTGGGTGTAGACGGCGGCCTGCAACCGGTGGAGTTGGCGTGCGAGAGTGACCCGGGTGGGGGGGCCGTCGGGCGTCGGGTCGGGCATCGGTCACCCCGGCCCGATAGACGGGCGCGCGCCCGGCCGGACCGCGGGGAGCAGTCAGGGGTTGGCGCAGTGCCAGACAGCGTAACTGATTCTGACACGCTTCATATGCCGAGATTTCCTTTGCCGTGTCAACGGCTTACGGTCGGATTTCGCCATTTCCCGCCGAGCCAGACGTCGAGCATGTCACACTGGTCGTCGGGCGGTGTCAGGCGCTTTCCTCCGGATTCCGAGTGTGTGATACCGAATCCGGCTGATGCGTAACCCTCTCTCTCCGGCGGGGGAAGGGTTCACCAAGACGCGGCCGAGCAGTCCCGGCGGCAAGTCCTGTGGCTGGTGACGCGGCCGGGACAGCCGTGGAATGCGGTCACGGTCGAGCGGGGCCGGCGCCGGTGAGGGGGACGGTGTAGAGGTACAGCGACCGGCCGACGCCGTCGTCGGCCGAGGCGACCCGGACCACCCGGTCCGGCCGCACCCCGGGGATCGGGAAGGAGTGCGACACCACCCGCGCCCCCGCCTTCATCCCGTGCAGCCGCGGGACCAGTTTGGCGTTGAGGGTCGCCCCGACGTACAGGGTCACCACCGTCACCCCGGTCAGGTCGGCCGTCAGCAGGTCGGCCTCCACGACCCGGACCAGCTTCCCCACGCCGGCCGCCTCGACCGCCGCGCGGGCCTTCTTCACGTACTCCGGGTCGAGCTCGTACCCGACCGCCTTGCAGCCGTAACGATTCGCCGCGGCGACCAGGATCCGGCCGTCGCCGCACCCGAGGT carries:
- a CDS encoding SAM-dependent methyltransferase, producing MPRLVALIALLPLAAADPDPPPRPRPAVVFAPTPRDVVTKMLELAAVTRDDVVADLGCGDGRILVAAANRYGCKAVGYELDPEYVKKARAAVEAAGVGKLVRVVEADLLTADLTGVTVVTLYVGATLNAKLVPRLHGMKAGARVVSHSFPIPGVRPDRVVRVASADDGVGRSLYLYTVPLTGAGPARP